Proteins encoded within one genomic window of Cyprinus carpio isolate SPL01 chromosome B22, ASM1834038v1, whole genome shotgun sequence:
- the LOC109106570 gene encoding uncharacterized protein LOC109106570, which produces MVIVVFYYRRKTSELQKRIDEKTVIVKKGDDVTLHTDVDMEEICEILWTCEGLDARIAEIRDGTRETFDAADGRFRDRLMLDETGSLTIRNIETGHAGDYILQFKRCRRRRWTFYKRFNVMVNDRTISVMEGDDVTLNSGTELNKDKQIKWLFGGISILKAPIAEISGETGEIFTYEGKADGRFRNRLKLDPLTGSLTIKNTSPEHFGFYERQIKECRGVEHTLFMVSISERMISVEEGKNVTLEIDSEKQKDDQILWMFGAEETLIAQIKGENRETHDVADERFRDRLKLEESGSLTISNITTEHTGAYKAQIISRGTTSYKKFKVAMLVEYVPVKKGDDVTLHSDSKKYRKAIRYGGCLEIKIS; this is translated from the exons ATGGTAATAGTTGTTTTTTACTATCGCCGCAAGACCTCTGAACTACAAAAAAGAATAG ATGAGAAGACTGTGATAGTGAAGAAGGGAGATGATGTCACACTTCACACTGATGTTGATATGGAGGAAATATGTGAGATCCTGTGGACGTGTGAAGGTCTAGATGCTCGTATCGCTGAAATCAGAGACGGGACCAGAGAGACATTTGATGCTGCTGATGgcagattcagagacagactgatgCTGGATGAGACTGGATCCCTGACCATCAGAAACATTGAAACTGGACACGCTGGAGACTATATACTCCAGTTCAAGCGCTGCCGCAGAAGAAGATGGACCTTTTACAAAAGATTCAATGTTATGGTCAATG ATAGGACtatatcagtgatggagggagatgaTGTCACTCTAAATTCTGGTACTGAATTAAACAAAGATAAGCAGATAAAGTGGCTGTTTGGGGGTATCAGCATTTTGAAGGCTCCCATAGCTGAAATCAGTGGAGAGACCGGAGAGATCTTTACATATGAGGGTAAggctgatgggagattcagaaacagactgaagctggatcctctgactggatctctgaccatcaagaACACCAGCCCTGAACACTTTGGATTCTACGAACGCCAGATCAAAGAATGCAGAGGGGTTGAACACACACTATTTATGGTTTCTATCAGTG AGAGGATGATATCAGTGGAGGAGGGTAAGAATGTCACTCTAGAGATTGATTCTGAAAAACAGAAGGATGATCAGATTCTGTGGATGTTTGGAGCTGAAGAGACTCTCATAGCTCAAATCAAAGGAGAGAACAGAGAGACACATGATGttgctgatgagagattcagagacagactgaagctggaggagtctggatctctgaccatcagtaacatcacaactgaacacacTGGAGCCTATAAAGCACAGATCATCAGCCGTGGAACAACTTCATACAAGAAATTCAAGGTTGCTATGCTTG TGGAGTATGTGCCAGTGAAGAAGGGAGATGATGTTACACTAcacagtgactctaaaaaatacagaaaagcgATCAGATACGGTGGATGTTTGGAGATAAAAATCTCATAG